The sequence CAGCCCACTCCAGCCCTGCACCAGGCTTCTGTCTCTGTTCTGGCTGAGCTATCCCCCCTGACCCTCTTCACAGACTTGTCTGCGGGCCTGGCAGGCTGACCCGCCCCCAATCTCTCTCTGGAACTCTCAGTCCCCTGCCCACAGACCCATTACCACCACCTCAGCCAAACAAGTAGTGGAAGCACTAGCAGTGAAGGCCCAGGCTGCTGGCCAGAGAGAATGCCCTGCTGCCCAACGCTGGGCCCCCCCGAGGTCCTGTGCTGCTGGGAACCCCATCCTGAGAGCTGGGGAGCAGAGGAGACTCTGGGCTCAGCCCTGTGGAAAAGCCACGGAAAGAGGTGGGACAGGAAGCAGGGTGAGGGCTGGGTGGGCAGGTGGCCCCCTCCTGATACCTTCTAATTAACTTAGATCAGAGGGGATGGGAAGGGGCTGCTGTGTCCAGGAGGGCCAGAGAGCTGAGGTCAGAGGTCAGGACAGTCACTGCCCATTGCCAAGGGGGAGGCCAGTGTCCGGGCACAAAGTTCTCTGGAAGTCCTCACTTTGCAACTTTGAAAGGAGACAGGGTCCGCATGAGTCATCCCAGCACCTGACGACCCCGGTGGCCCCAATTTTTCTGAAGCCTGGGAGAAGAATTCAGAGTAGTGGGACCTGAGGCCAGGGCCGGCCTGGGAGGTAGAGACGCGACTGGCGCCCCGGGCGAGAAGGGGCTTCGGCCCTCCCGAGCCCAGCGGGCACACGGAGCCCTGGCGGGGAGAGGGGGCTCCGCCGCGCTGCGCGCAGGAGACGCCAGCAGCGGGTCCGCCGCGTAGGCCGTTCGGCCCGGGACCCCGGCCCAGGCTGGCGCGCGGGTGAGCGCGGCCAGGGACGCGCACCTGGGGCCAGCCTCGCCACCCACCTGTCACCTGGGGCCGGGAGCGGGCGCGGGCGCGGGGCGCGGGCCTCGGCCTGGCCGGGCAGGGCCGATCGCGGGCGCGGGGTGGGGGGGCGAAGGCAGTGAACCAAAATGGCGACTTTTtctggagaaggaggaggcaggaagacGGCGCCGGCGCGGGGCGCGGGGGCTCGGGcgcggcggggggcgggggggctcCGGGCCCGGCCCCCTCCTCGGCCTGCGCGCGGGGTCGAGATCCGGGGCGCGGTGGGCGCCGGGGCTGCGGCCAGATCGGGGCTGGGGCACGGCCGGGCGCTTACCTGCGGCGCCCAGCGGGGCTGCGGCCGGGCCGAGCCGGGCCGGGGTGgggggcgcggggcgcggggcgcggggcggTGGGTCCGGGCGGCGCAGGCTGCGCGCCGCGCTGCGCACATGCGCGCTCCCGCCCCTCCCACCTTTGACAGTTTTACTGCGGGGGGGAGGGGGCGAACTCTCGCGTTATTCCCGCGGCCGCTCCgcggcggggagggggcggggagggggcggggagggggcccGGCGCTGGCCTGTGGTCCCCCCCCCGCGGTTCCGCCCCCGTCGGCCGGGCCCGCAGTCCGGAGTAGCCAGTTCTGCCGTCCTGGGGCGCGGGGAGTTTTTTGGACAGTGGGGTAAACTGAGGCCCGATAGGGGCGCTGGGCACTGCCCGGAGTCCGGCGCGCACGGATTGAGGCGACCTGATTCCGCCGCATCCTGGCCCGCGCGGCGAGGGTGGTCTCTGGGCTCGAGTCCCTGACCTCTGGCCCTGGGGGCCGTGCACCGGCAAAGCAGGATTCAGCCTCTTTCCAGCCGGCCCTGAGACCACTTTTGCGACTGGCCCCTGGCGGTGCCTGGTGGCTTGAGGCCATGGAGCTTCACTGGGGTCACTGACCATTGGGTCAACCTTTCCCAGCTCTGGGGGCAGTGGTTCTGAACCAGTGCCAGGGCCTTCCCTGCCCCATATCCTGGGCTTCTGCAGGGGGCACTGGGGTCCGGTGTGGGCTGAGTGGTCTGGAGGCGACGGGGCACTGACACCACAGGACTTGAGAATTGAATGAGGCAGAGAAAGGTGTAGCTCTCCTAAAGAGGACGGAGGAGGCCCCACACGGGACTAGCACAGGACCCGCAAGAATCTCCCCCAGGAgagtcctgtcctgtcctgtctgtctgtctgtctgtctgtctgtctgtctttctttctctttttctttcttctttctttttctttctttctttccttccttcgttctcttccttctcttccttcccttccctctcttccttccttttctccttccttcctttttccttccctcccttctcttccctccctcccttcttctttccttccctccctccctcccttccttcttctttccttccctccctccctcccttccttcttctttccttccttccttctcttctgttccctccctcccttcctcccttccttccttctcttgctttccttcccttcctcccttcctgccttttctccttccttccttcccttccttctcttccctccctcccttcctttcttcttcctcccttccttccctcccttccttccctcccttccctttctccttcctctctctctttctttctttcttttttttttttgagagggagtctcgctctgtcgcccaggctggagtgcaatggccggatctcagctcactgcaagctccgcctcccgggttcccgccattctcctgcctcagcctcccgagtagctgggactacaggcgcccgccacctcgcccggctagttttttgtattttttagtagagacggggtttcaccgtgttagccaggatggtctcgaactcctgacctcgtgatccgcccgtctcggcctcccaaagtgctgggattacaggcttgagccaccgcgcccggcctcttcctctctttctttctttctcttctcccctcccctctctccccctcccctcccttcccctcttctcctttctctcctttcttctcctttctttttttcttcttgagatagggtcttgctctgtcattcaggctggaatgcagtggtgtgatcttggcacactgcagcctctaccacctgggctcaagcagtcctcccacctcagcctcccaagtagctggaactacaggtgtgcgccacctcacctggctaagttttaaagtattcatagagacgaggtcttTCTCTATcgaccagtctggtcttgaactcctgggctcaagccgtcttcctgcctcagcctcccacagtgtgggcattacaggtgtgacccaccgcctCTGGCTAggagggccttttttttttttttttagagtcttgctctgtcgcccaggctggagtgcagtggtgtgatctcggctcactgcaagctccgcctcccgggttcacgccattctcctgcctcagcctcccgagtagctgggaccacaggcgcccacctctacgcctgactaattttttttgtatttttagtagagacggggtttcaccgtgttagccaggatggtctcgatctcctgacctcatgatctgccctcctcggcctcccaaagtgctgggattacaggtgtgagccaccgcgcccggccttaggaGGGCCATTCTTACCTGTTCACAGCACCCATCTCCCAGGGAAGGCCTCAGACCTCAGGAGGGAAGAGTCAGGGAGACTCTGGGTTTTCATCTTGTGCCCAcagagcagtttttttttttttttttgagatggagtctggctctgtcacccaggctggagtgcagtggattcATCTCcactccctcccgggttcaagcaattctcctgcctcagcctcccgagtagctgggattacaggcacgtgccaccatgcccagctgattttttgtatttttagtagcgatggggtttcaccaacctggccaggctgatctcgaactcctgacctcatgatccacccacctcggcctcccaaagtgctgggattacaggtgtgcgtcaccacacccggccagcattttttttaaaaccatgtgCACATActatttttacaattaaaacagacttttaaagGTTTCGTAAGGCCCCTTTTTGCATACTACAAACATTCTGGACTCCTTAAAATTGATGTGGGCTGGAAGTTGCTAGTCAGGAAATGGAGCTACCAGGTGTGCCTCCTTCACTGGGGCCCTTCCGGCCCAGTGGGCCCCTTTCCCTGTCCCCTGTGGGGCAAGCTCAGAGGCACTGCTGGGGGGGTTGGGCAAtgagatttttgtctttcttcaaaGGGGCCTGGGATCTGCTTCACTCAAGGCTGGCACAGAGCACTCACAGCAAGATTGCCTCTTGCGGAAGAGGCAGTCAGTCCATCCTTCCCTCGGGAATCTGAGCCAGAGAGAGGCCAGTGCACACCAGCCTGTGTGACccgaggaggaaggggagggcatTCCCTGCAAGGCTAGCATCATGTTCTTCCCTTGTTGACCTTTCCCACCCTGGGGACAGGACCAGCAGGATTTCCTGAGGGGTCAGTGTGTGTCCCCTTAGGTGCATCCAAGGCCGTCAGCTTTCCCTGTGTAAGTCTGGGTGTCCATACATGCGACCTGTTTGGACATTGCCGTGTCAGGATATGACAGTGTCCTGTGCTAGGTGAGGGCAATGCCTGACTGTATTTTAGCATCTGGGTGATTAGACATCAGGGTGCCTGGGGACAATGTGTCTGGATTTCAGCATCCATATGTCCAGGCTGTGGCATGTCTCAGTGTCAGGGTGCTGGTGAGGGACGGCTGTTTTCTGTGAGCATCAACATGCCAGGGTGTTGTGTAATACACTGCGTTTGTGTGCGCCGGGGATGTGCTGTGTCCCATGTGTTTCTACGTGTTAGGAGGTCATTGTCTGTCTGCATGCtagtatttgtgtatttgtgtaaTGACATCTTTGTATGGGGGCATGCTGTTATATacctttgtgtctgtgtgtctggcCAACTCCATGCACGTGTTTGTGTTTGTTGGTGTTTGCTGGTGTCAGTGTCATTGCATCTCTGTGTatgagtgtctgtgtgtggtggcctctgagttttcttttctttttttttttttttttttgaggcggagtctcgctctgtcgcccaggctggagtgcagtggcatgatatcggctcactgcaagctccgcctcccaagttcacgccattctcctgcctcagcctcctgagtagctgggactacaggcgcccgccacctcgcccggctaattttttgtatttttagtagagacagggtttcaccctgttagccaggatggtcttgatctcctgacctcgtgatccgcctgccttggcctcccaaagtgctgggattacaggcgtgagccactgcgcccggccaacctcTGAGTTTTTATGTGTCTgattgctgtgtgtgtgtgtgtgtgtcagggtgtGTGCTGTGatctgtgtgtgtttgagacagggtcttgctctgttgcccaggctggagtacagttgtgtgGTCAGAGCTCATtgtgccttgaactcctggactcaaggaatcctcctgcctcagcctaccaagtagctgggactacaggtgtgcgccaccttgcctggctagtttccaaagtttttgtagagatggggtctcgctatgctgcacaggctggtcttgaactcctggcctccagcgacacccctgccttggtctcccacagtgctgggattgcaggcatgggccaccgcgcccggccggatgtTCGTGTGTTATCCCTGAACGTGGGAATGGAATCTTATTGGGAAAGGgtatttgcagatgtgattaaaggTCTTGCGATGAGGAGATTATCCTGTATTACCCAGGTGGCCCTAAGTCCAAgcatccttataagagggagacagaggtagatttttttttttttttttttttgagacggagtctcgctctgtcgcccaggctggagtgcagtggcgcgatctcggctcactgcaagctccgcctcccgggttcacgccattctcctgcctcagcctccgagtagctgggactacaggcgcccgccaccacgcccggctagttttttgtatttttagtagagacggggtttcaccgtggtctcgatctcctgaccttgtgatcggcccgcctcggcctcccaaagtgctgggattacaggcttgagccaccgcgcccggcagaggTAGATttgagagacagaagaggaggtgATCTGATTACAGAGGTGGGGACGGGTAATGCCCATGAGCCCGAGTTCTCCCGGCAGCTACTGGAAGCTGGAGAGGCGAGGAGTCTCCCCAGGAGGCCCCGGGAGAGCTGGATTTTGGACtgcggcctccagaactgtgagagaatgagTGTCTGCTGTTCTCAGCACCCCTCGGTGGTCCTCTGTCATGGCAGCCGCAGGACCCTCACGCGCTGTCTGGGCTGTCCCTTCCAGCGTGCCGGGCGTCGTGTCCAGCGCTGGGGGCCGCGCGCGGGTGTGGCTTGAGCCCTGTTTCCAGCCTCTGCGCTGCGGTTGCCCGGACGCCTCTCCGGGGAGCGACGCCACTGCCCCCTCGTGGCCGCGGCTGCCCGGACGCCCTCTCGCAGACGCAGCATGGCCAGCACTTGGGAACCAGCTTTatttctgattattattattatttttttgtcagAGTATAAAAAAGTGAGCACAAAACAAGGAAGACGAGACAGGCGTGCGTGAGCCAGGGCaagacagaggaggagggaggggagcagaggcGGACGGGCATCCCGGGTGAGGGCTGATGGTGGGAGGCAGGCAGAATACTTGGGCAGCCACACAGGGGCAGGGATGAGGGTCTCCCCTTGTTGGGGGCTTACGGGAGGGGAGCGGCCAGGCCAGTTGTCCAAATTCTACCTGGGACCCGCAGTGACCAGCCTTGAGTCTGGAGGCTCAAAGCACACAGAGGGGACTGGGGGCTCAGCCTCATCTGTCCCTGAGATTTTCAGAAGCCCCGAGGGGATCGGGAGAGGGCAGAGGCACAAGAGGGCGGGGCTGGCCAGGGCTGCCCTCACTGTCCTTCCGCCAGGCAGCACCAGCCCTGAACCACCCAGAGAGGGGTTGCTCGGGTCTCTGGGCGGGTGTAGGGGAAGCGGCCCTGGGGAGGCCTCTCCCCTGAATCCTCACAGGCCTTCTTGGGAAAGCGGCAATGGGAAAGCCCACGCACAAGGCCCTTGTTCTTGAGGGCGGGAGTGGGGACCACCGTAAAAGCAAGATTTTCCCAAAGATAGGGCAGGGAGCACTGCTGAGCCTGGGCCCTGGGCACAGAGCCACCTGGACAGTGCTGAGGTCCTTGTTGTGCCACATTTTGTCTCTGGTGCTTGGTCAATCTGGGCCTTTCTCAGCTTTCTTCTCATGAATAGAGGGGGTGTGGTGAGGATGTATAAATAATGATGAAAGTGCCTGACATGGTGCCGCTGGGCAGGTGCTGATGGCCACTGCTCTAGATGATGGGTGGGCCTGCTGGGCTCCGGCAGGGGCATGGGCACAAGCCACAGGGAGCCAAGGCAACTTATGGCACCTGTGTGGGCCAACCTGGAGGTGCTGGGGAACTGCCTAGAACTGGGCTGGGTGGGTGGACAGACAGATGACTCAGCAGGCGATGGGGGACGGACATCACGTGGAGAGGGGAATGTAAATAAACAGACTCCCTGGGAGTCTGGGGGGACATCCAAACCGGCTCTGGCTCCAGGCAGCTGCCCCACATGCTGCCAGCAGCACTAGGGGAGGGCTTGGGCTCAGGTCCCAGGAGGTGGGGCCACACTCAAGCAGCCCCTACCCACCCAGCCCCAGGGCATGACCTGGAATGTCCAACCAGAGGCGCCGGGAGTGGTGATCCTGGTCCTGTCTGTCCGTTGGGCCAGCCTGACCGCCCCGGCATCCTGCAGGGTCCAAGAGGGGCTGCGGGGCCAGTTCTGCCTCCTCCCTAGCCATGGACTCCCGTCACAGTGCTGGGGTCTGGGTTCAAGCCTCAGCAGCAGCTAGGACATTTTCCCAAAGGAAGCTGTGGGGTGGAAGAGGGTGAGGATGGGGGGGGGTCTTTGGCATCATCTGCATTAGGGACCTTATTGGGGCTCACAGCCACCCCCCTGAGGTCATCCCACCCCACACTCAGAGGGGCTTCTCCATCAGCCCCCAGGCCTCTCTGGCACCTCACACTGACCTTGGCTGAGCAGCTGCAGGCTCCGCCCCTCCTCACGCACCTGCAGGCGGAGCACCTGCTGCAGCACCTCCTGCCTCTGGGCCTCCTGGGCCAGCCCCATCCGCTGCAGCTTCTCCGCATTCAGCCGCAGCAGTGCCCGgcctggggagagggaagaggggctgAGCTGAGGCCAACAGAGGCATCAAGAGCCAAGGCAAGgctggtgccgtggctcacgcctgtaatcccagcactttgggaggctgaggagggcagatcacttgaggtcaggagttcaagaccagcctggacaacatggtgaaaccccgtttctactaaaaatataaaaattagctgggcttggtggtgtgcgcctgtagtcccagctactcaggaggctgaggcaggaggatcacttgaacctgggaggcagaggttgcagtcagccgagattgtgccattgcacttcagcctggacaacagagcgagactccttctcagaaacaaacaacaaactgAGTGAAGGCACAGGCAGGGactgaaagagaaagagggaagagagagagaggaagcagggtACAACGAGActcagagggagaaagagaatcaGTGAAACAGATAAACttagagggagagaggcagagggaaaagATGAAGAGCAAAAGGCAGGGACGGAAGAGAAAAGCCAGATGAAGATAGCACGGAGAGATGggaagagacacagaaagaaaggCGAAGAGATAAAAAAGACAGATTCTGCAGAGATGAAGACCAGAGGGAAGGTGGATTCACAGAAGAAACTAGACAGATGAAAACAATAGCAAGAGAAAGGCAGGCTGAGTGTGGGGAGGAGATGCTCTGAGGCAGGTAGCCCCACCCCCACAGCACCCTCAGCCCCACTGTACCGGTGATGGCATGCTGGGAGAAGGCCTCCACGTAGACGAGGTAGTTGTGGGGACAGTGCTTCTTGAGCCACTTGCAGACATCCTGCTGACTCCACAGGACCACGGGCCGGGTCAGGCCGCCCAGCGAGGGGCTTGTGTGGTACATGCCATAGTGATCAGAGTACAGCCGGCCCTGCAGGGGAGGGGCGTGGCAGCCAAAATGAGAGTGGTGGAGAGGGAGGGCAGGGATGGAGGTGGGTGGAGGGGGTGGGTACCTGGGGGGTCTCTGTGCCGGGCTGCTGCAGGAGCTTGATTGGCCTGCTGCTGGCCGCCCTCTGGCTGCGGGAGTCATGCCATGTGAGACTGGTGCCAGGTGTCCCAGGCAAGTGGCAGGGGATGCTCTCAGCTGACACCGTGTGCTCCAGGAGGGTCTGGCAGAAGCTGAAGTGGGCAgtggctgtgtgtgtgggtgCCTGGTCAGGGCAGTCAAGGGCAGAACCAGAGGCTTCCTCTACTTGAGAGCTAGCTCCCTGCCCCATCTCCTCTACACTAGCGTGGGAAATCACTTCGCCAGTGAGGGGTTCCCAGGCCTCCAAAGGCAGAAGGAAGTGTGCAGGACCCGTTTTGAGGACCTCACCCAGCACGAAAAGAGAAGAACTGGGAACGCCTTTCCTCTTGCAAGTCTACAGCCCTCACTCTGGGGAGCAGAATGGATTCTGCTTAGATCAGAGGATGTGCCCACAAGGGAAGGGACCTCAGATATGGCAGGAGGAGCTGTCCTGGGACAGCCCTGACCTCACCCTTGCCTTGGGCTGGCCCACAAGCCTTGCACACACCACACCAGACCAGGAAGTGCACACACAGCCTGCTGTGAGGAAAGGCAGGTCCCGAGTCTGGGGAGGTCGTCTGTGCTGGGGAAACCGGGCTGAGGATGCTGCTTGCCCGTCGCCATTGAAGAAACCCAGTTCACACAGCCCTATCTGGCGTTGGGGCCCGACTTACTGGTTATGACTCATTGACAGCCTGAACTCTGGGCCAACCCACAAGCAGGCCTCACTCCGCAAACACGCGCTGGGCTCTCCAGCCGTGCTGCCTCCCACAGGGCCTGCAGGCCCGGGAAAACACCGGCCGTATGAATGGTGGGTACCCACTGGATATGGGCAGGTCAGCACAGGTATGTGGGGTGCAGCCATTGCTTGGGGACCCACGGTGATGCTCTGTGCTCCCTCTTCCTGCAGTAACTGCATTAAAGCATCTCATCTGAGCTTTATCATCATCTCTGCTGACCTGAGTCTCGGGAGGCAGGTGTCTTGATCCACGTCTGTTACACAGGGGCACCCCACGTTcattgtgaatgaatgaatgaatgaaggctcTGTATGGTGTCTGCAAGTGAACAGAGCCTGTGGGGAGACAGAAGGCCTGCCCCTGTCTTTACAGCACCCAGGACTTCAGCAGGGCAGGTGAGGTTCCCATGCTAGGGCCCTCACCCCATCCACCCTAGAGTGACAGACCCTCCCGGCTCCAGACTCAGCCACCCACTCCACACCCAGGGCAGGGGTTGAGGATGTGTCTAGGAGGTCTGATTATTGGGGGAAAACCACATCCTACTCCCCGGTCCTCCCACCCCTGTAAGACTTAAGAGACTTAACACCTTCCTCCCCCATTCTTGCAACTTTCAGGAACAGGACCCCTGGTGACTCCAGATTTGAGGTCTAGGGTCAGCAGAGGGTGTGGTCAGTGGGCCACCGCCCCGAGGTAGCCCCTACTGCTGTGGGAAAAGATTTATTCTAAGGCTGCGCCTTCCAGCGGACAGGCACCGTGGTCTCCGGGCTTTGCAGGGCCTGCAGCGGCGGGGCTGGTGCAGAAGCGCGCGGCAGCCGGGGGAACCCGTCGGACTCCTCCGCTCACACTGCACCTGCCCAGGCCAAGCAGGCTCCGCCCATTTCCTGCCCGCACTCCCGGAGGGAGTTCCGTCCTTCCCGCGGTCTGTCGGTCCGGTCCCTCCCGCCTCAACGTCAGGATTCCAGAAGGAAATGGGGCGGGGGCACCGAGGCGGGATGTGACCTCGGCCCCCTCTCGGCCCCACTGCAAAGGCTGCGGAGGGTTTTCTCCGCGCGCAGGAAAAGGTGACCCGAGCGTAGTGCCAACCTGAACACAGGCGCCCCGGCTTGTCACCCCCTCACCCCAAGCCAAGGGCGCCCTGACCCCCAAGGCCTGAGGCTGGCTGCCCCCGAAAGCAGGACAAAGGCCACGGAACCCCGTTAAGCCGAGACATCCGCCGAATACccccagccgccgccgccgccgctcgaCACCCGCCAGGTCCCGCCCCCCCACCGTGCCTCTGGGTCCCTGAGACCCCCGCCCGCGAAATCCCCGCGCCCGGGTCCAGCCCCGCTCACCGTCCACATCCCGGCGCTCCCCGAAGCCCGCGCGCACGGCCCCGGCGCGGCCACGCGGGGGGCTCAGCTTGGACCTCAGCTCGGTGAACATGGGGCCCGCGGGTGCCAGGCCCGCGCACACGCCCCTCGCCGAGTGCAGGGCGGCCGGTGTGGCCGGCGGGGAACGCGCgccgccgccccgccccgccccagccGGCCCCGCGCCCGAGCCGGTCCCCGCGGCCCGCGAGTGTGC comes from Macaca mulatta isolate MMU2019108-1 chromosome 10, T2T-MMU8v2.0, whole genome shotgun sequence and encodes:
- the SAMD10 gene encoding sterile alpha motif domain-containing protein 10 isoform X1 produces the protein MLLSPPPRTEGPDLRGPPAGARGLFSAESCPGAHGRPSPWRTALAHAGPRAADTPRSSRSAPGTQGSAAGASPRTLAGRGDRLGRGAGWGGAGRRRAFPAGHTGRPALGEGRVRGPGTRGPHVHRAEVQAEPPAWPRRGRARGLRGAPGCGRFCQTLLEHTVSAESIPCHLPGTPGTSLTWHDSRSQRAASSRPIKLLQQPGTETPQGRLYSDHYGMYHTSPSLGGLTRPVVLWSQQDVCKWLKKHCPHNYLVYVEAFSQHAITGRALLRLNAEKLQRMGLAQEAQRQEVLQQVLRLQVREEGRSLQLLSQASFGKMS
- the SAMD10 gene encoding sterile alpha motif domain-containing protein 10 isoform X2, yielding MWTALFTCRHHTEPSFIHSFTMNVGCPCVTDVDQDTCLPRLSFCQTLLEHTVSAESIPCHLPGTPGTSLTWHDSRSQRAASSRPIKLLQQPGTETPQGRLYSDHYGMYHTSPSLGGLTRPVVLWSQQDVCKWLKKHCPHNYLVYVEAFSQHAITGRALLRLNAEKLQRMGLAQEAQRQEVLQQVLRLQVREEGRSLQLLSQASFGKMS
- the SAMD10 gene encoding sterile alpha motif domain-containing protein 10 isoform X3; this encodes MFTELRSKLSPPRGRAGAVRAGFGERRDVDATAHFSFCQTLLEHTVSAESIPCHLPGTPGTSLTWHDSRSQRAASSRPIKLLQQPGTETPQGRLYSDHYGMYHTSPSLGGLTRPVVLWSQQDVCKWLKKHCPHNYLVYVEAFSQHAITGRALLRLNAEKLQRMGLAQEAQRQEVLQQVLRLQVREEGRSLQLLSQASFGKMS